From a single Deltaproteobacteria bacterium genomic region:
- a CDS encoding NAD(P)H-dependent oxidoreductase translates to MTISLILAHPNTESLNHAIAFAAREALLKCGHEVLFHDLYTEGFDPVLPNGEIDRDATLSAAIAAHCGEIAEADGIVVVHPNWWGMPPAILAGWVDRVIRPGVAYEFVEGDGGEGVPRGLLRAKTAVVFNTSNTCPERERAVFGDPLETIWKNCVFDLCGVRNFYRRTFSVVVTSTEDERKRWLEEVQWIMADRFPAP, encoded by the coding sequence GTGACAATTTCACTCATTCTCGCCCATCCGAATACTGAAAGCCTCAATCACGCGATAGCTTTCGCCGCACGCGAGGCCCTTTTGAAATGCGGCCACGAGGTGCTTTTTCACGATCTTTACACCGAGGGCTTCGACCCGGTGCTGCCAAATGGCGAGATTGACCGGGACGCAACCCTCTCCGCCGCAATAGCCGCACATTGCGGTGAAATAGCCGAAGCGGACGGAATCGTGGTCGTTCATCCCAACTGGTGGGGCATGCCGCCTGCAATTCTTGCGGGCTGGGTGGACCGGGTGATAAGGCCGGGCGTGGCCTATGAATTTGTGGAGGGCGACGGCGGGGAAGGGGTGCCCAGGGGGCTTTTGAGGGCGAAAACCGCAGTGGTGTTCAACACGTCCAATACCTGCCCGGAAAGGGAGAGGGCGGTTTTCGGTGACCCGCTGGAAACCATATGGAAAAACTGCGTCTTCGATTTGTGCGGCGTGAGAAATTTTTACCGCCGCACCTTTTCGGTGGTGGTGACGAGCACGGAGGACGAGCGCAAGCGGTGGCTGGAAGAGGTCCAATGGATCATGGCGGATAGATTTCCGGCCCCATGA
- a CDS encoding ribonuclease HI, producing MPLAQGQVPTESQRTPKKPKEKAPVPDFSPPDVPPNAVCIYTDGAALGNPGPAGIGVVMRYGEHVKEIGEYIGEDTNNVAELSAILAGLRAVKKRSLPVRLFTDSQYAFNVLTQGWKARANVELVNEIKALMKTFDNLKFAWVKGHAGHPENERADALATGAAEKGKEHLN from the coding sequence ATGCCGCTCGCCCAGGGTCAGGTTCCCACGGAAAGCCAGCGGACGCCGAAAAAGCCCAAGGAAAAGGCCCCGGTTCCCGATTTTTCCCCGCCGGATGTTCCCCCCAACGCGGTTTGCATCTATACCGACGGCGCGGCCCTGGGAAACCCCGGCCCGGCGGGAATAGGGGTTGTGATGCGATACGGGGAGCACGTGAAGGAGATCGGGGAGTACATCGGCGAAGACACCAACAACGTGGCCGAACTCTCCGCCATTTTGGCCGGGCTTAGGGCTGTAAAAAAGCGGAGCCTGCCGGTGAGGCTTTTTACTGACAGCCAGTACGCCTTTAACGTGCTCACCCAGGGTTGGAAGGCCAGGGCAAACGTGGAGTTGGTAAACGAAATCAAGGCCCTGATGAAGACCTTTGATAACCTCAAATTCGCCTGGGTCAAGGGCCACGCCGGGCACCCGGAAAACGAGCGTGCGGACGCCCTGGCAACCGGGGCTGCGGAAAAAGGAAAAGAACATTTAAATTAG
- a CDS encoding DUF1343 domain-containing protein — translation MSIFRTGFENLLENPPAFMRSSRLAMLVNPASVDRRFLPSAKVLDQKFPGRLKAVFTPQHGFFAARQDNMIESPDTTDPFLGVPAFSLYSQTRVPTDRAMELFDTALVDIQDVGTRVYTFIYTVSYLMEAAKKHGRKVVILDRPNPIGGELVEGNLLAPEFVSFVGRYPIPMRHGLTMGEIARLMNEEFGIGCDLEVIPMTGWERRHYWEDTDLSWIPPSPNLPTVESTVTYPGQVIWEGTNVSEARGTTLPFTMLGAPYLEWDEVLEDLGGPEQVGAILRPTAFEPTSNKWKGELCKGFSIHVTDREKFRPVSLAWRLLASIYKRRPKSFAWKTPPYEYEYEKWPIDMIFGTDRARLTLEKGNDPKMFEESWDRDERSFFETRRPYLIYR, via the coding sequence ATGTCCATATTTCGCACGGGTTTTGAAAATCTGCTGGAAAACCCCCCGGCCTTCATGCGCTCTTCGCGCCTTGCCATGCTGGTCAACCCCGCCTCGGTGGACCGCCGTTTTTTGCCCTCCGCCAAGGTTCTGGATCAAAAATTCCCCGGAAGGCTGAAGGCCGTTTTCACCCCCCAGCACGGTTTTTTCGCGGCCCGGCAGGACAACATGATAGAGTCCCCGGACACCACCGACCCCTTTCTAGGCGTTCCGGCCTTTTCCCTCTACAGCCAGACCCGCGTTCCCACGGACCGGGCCATGGAGCTTTTCGACACGGCCCTGGTGGACATCCAGGACGTGGGAACCCGCGTCTACACCTTCATCTATACGGTATCGTATCTGATGGAGGCAGCGAAAAAGCACGGACGGAAGGTGGTGATCCTGGACCGGCCCAACCCAATAGGCGGCGAGTTGGTGGAAGGAAACCTCCTCGCGCCCGAATTCGTCTCCTTCGTGGGCCGTTATCCCATACCCATGCGCCATGGGCTGACCATGGGCGAGATCGCCCGCCTTATGAACGAGGAGTTCGGCATCGGCTGCGACCTGGAGGTTATCCCCATGACCGGCTGGGAGCGCCGCCATTACTGGGAAGATACCGATCTCTCCTGGATTCCGCCCTCGCCCAACCTGCCCACCGTGGAAAGTACTGTCACATACCCCGGTCAGGTGATCTGGGAGGGCACCAACGTGAGCGAGGCGCGCGGCACCACGCTGCCCTTCACCATGCTGGGCGCGCCGTACCTGGAATGGGACGAGGTGCTGGAAGACCTTGGCGGCCCGGAACAGGTTGGCGCGATACTGCGGCCCACGGCCTTCGAGCCCACGTCCAACAAGTGGAAGGGTGAGCTTTGCAAGGGCTTTTCCATCCACGTCACGGACCGGGAAAAGTTCCGGCCCGTATCCCTTGCGTGGCGTCTTCTGGCCTCCATTTATAAAAGGCGGCCCAAATCCTTTGCCTGGAAAACACCGCCCTACGAGTATGAATACGAAAAATGGCCCATAGACATGATCTTCGGAACCGACAGGGCGAGGCTCACCCTGGAAAAAGGCAATGATCCCAAAATGTTCGAGGAGTCTTGGGACAGGGACGAGAGGAGCTTTTTCGAAACCCGCAGGCCGTACCTGATATACAGATGA
- a CDS encoding alpha/beta hydrolase, translated as MKRIAMAILILALLMPATVFAGGSKSSTTCATKYPVVLAHGMGASAQVLGIVDYWWGIESALEDRGANVYVTSVNAMDSVFNKAASFKAQFLHILAVTGKAKANIIAHSQGVLYTRYAISNMGLGPQVATLTSIAGPNRGSYIANLIVYKIPSSLVTIGGKVLDFVYSFLLGDKNPQSVENGMELCTDWMADFFNVNVPNVSGVYYQSWASKVKIGCPNLLLNATWLILLNKEGANDGMVSVNSAKWGAFRGVQEAAWYSPGCDHLTIIGQLFGLTPGFSAPDFFVSVVSDLKNKGY; from the coding sequence ATGAAACGCATCGCCATGGCAATTCTGATTCTGGCCCTTCTCATGCCCGCAACGGTTTTCGCGGGAGGCTCCAAAAGCTCAACCACCTGCGCCACGAAATACCCCGTGGTCTTGGCCCACGGCATGGGCGCTTCGGCCCAGGTCCTGGGAATAGTCGACTACTGGTGGGGCATAGAGTCCGCGCTGGAAGACAGAGGCGCAAATGTTTACGTGACCTCGGTAAACGCCATGGACTCGGTTTTCAACAAGGCAGCCTCCTTCAAGGCCCAGTTCCTGCACATACTGGCCGTGACCGGCAAGGCGAAAGCCAACATTATCGCGCACTCCCAGGGCGTCCTCTACACCCGGTACGCCATCTCCAACATGGGCCTCGGCCCCCAGGTGGCCACCCTAACCAGCATCGCAGGCCCCAACAGGGGCTCCTACATAGCGAACCTGATCGTGTACAAGATTCCCAGTTCGCTTGTGACCATCGGCGGCAAGGTTCTCGATTTCGTCTACTCCTTCCTGCTGGGAGACAAAAATCCCCAGTCCGTCGAAAACGGCATGGAGCTTTGCACGGACTGGATGGCTGATTTCTTCAACGTGAACGTTCCCAACGTAAGCGGCGTCTACTACCAGTCCTGGGCATCCAAGGTGAAGATCGGCTGCCCCAACCTGCTCTTGAACGCCACATGGCTCATTCTTCTCAACAAAGAGGGAGCCAACGACGGCATGGTTTCCGTCAACAGCGCGAAGTGGGGAGCTTTCAGGGGAGTTCAGGAAGCCGCATGGTATTCACCCGGCTGCGACCACCTGACCATCATCGGCCAGCTTTTCGGCCTCACCCCCGGATTCTCCGCCCCCGACTTCTTCGTGTCGGTGGTCAGCGACCTGAAGAACAAGGGATACTAA
- a CDS encoding cyclic nucleotide-binding domain-containing protein produces MENAADIYHSKMMETLLGSMTQLPIFRSLTEDELKEVARYMFFLEFAKNMTVFREGDSGDYVCFVVEGLLEVTKKAKSGGITVIAQLVQGHSIGEMSVIDEFQRSATVTAREKSRLVTLTRKNFETLVDQHPRIGNKMLKGIARSLSMNLRKTSGQLAEKLPVV; encoded by the coding sequence ATGGAAAACGCGGCTGATATCTACCACAGCAAGATGATGGAGACCCTTCTGGGCTCCATGACCCAACTCCCCATTTTCCGGTCCCTCACGGAAGACGAGCTGAAGGAAGTGGCCAGGTACATGTTTTTTCTGGAATTCGCCAAGAACATGACCGTGTTCAGGGAGGGGGATTCCGGCGACTACGTGTGTTTCGTGGTGGAAGGTCTTCTGGAAGTGACCAAAAAGGCGAAATCGGGCGGCATTACCGTGATCGCCCAGCTTGTGCAGGGGCATTCGATAGGCGAGATGTCCGTAATCGACGAATTCCAGCGTTCCGCCACCGTAACGGCCAGGGAAAAATCAAGGCTCGTCACCCTCACCCGCAAGAATTTCGAGACCCTGGTGGATCAGCACCCCAGGATCGGAAACAAGATGCTGAAGGGCATAGCCCGAAGCCTTTCCATGAACCTTCGGAAGACCTCCGGGCAGTTGGCGGAAAAACTTCCGGTGGTGTGA
- a CDS encoding acetate--CoA ligase family protein → MQEGRTALTEAEAKDVLKQFGVPVVEEHTAKTVAEAVSAAEKLGFPVVLKGMGDKLLHKSEMGLVHLDLANACAVEEAAKDVAEKAGALLESFLVQPQITGRLEFVAGLFRDPQFGPVIMFGIGGVLTEALGDVAFRLAPLVQEDVDALLDDIHAKKLLGDFRGEAAVDRDQISEVLLGLSRLAMECPNVAEVDINPLLAGPDGGLTAVDALIVLGPEEIRKVTHPPVPPELVGPMFYPKSLVFVGMSARLGKWGHMVATSTIAGGFAGDIYFVNPREKTIFGRPVYKSVLDLPEAVDLAVVTIPAAQVLPLMDELAQKGIKHVLLITSGFGEIGPEGKELEKKLVEKAREHGILILGPNTMGITNPHINLFCMGSHIRTPAGSTAMVAQSGNMGAQLMGFAARQDIGLRAFCGSGNEAMISIEDFMECFEVDKLTRSVVLYIESVKDGRRFFESARRVGAKKPVVVLKGGRTKAGGKAAASHTGAMAGDNRVFDAACRQAGIVRVNHPMDLLDLSAAFTALPLPRGNRVAIMTLGGGWGVVTADLCDEYGLEVVPLSPEVFEKVNAILPPFWSRGNPIDLVGENDPTIPVRVADVLMAWDGCDAVLNLGILGRKIALNRMVESALASDPGANKEHLYALHAALCQIEDRYVEHLTDLMDRYDKPILGVPLVSDDSDKTMIPVPGRKYKSVFFKTPERAVKALAMMSQYQKFHKAK, encoded by the coding sequence ATGCAGGAAGGCCGCACGGCCCTCACCGAGGCCGAAGCCAAGGACGTGCTCAAACAATTCGGAGTTCCGGTCGTCGAGGAACATACGGCAAAGACTGTGGCCGAAGCGGTGAGCGCTGCGGAAAAGCTCGGTTTCCCGGTGGTTTTGAAGGGCATGGGCGATAAGCTCCTGCACAAGAGCGAGATGGGCCTGGTGCATCTTGATCTGGCCAACGCCTGCGCGGTGGAGGAAGCCGCGAAGGACGTGGCTGAAAAGGCGGGCGCGCTTCTCGAAAGTTTTCTGGTGCAGCCCCAGATAACGGGCCGCCTGGAGTTCGTGGCCGGGCTTTTCCGCGACCCCCAGTTCGGGCCGGTGATCATGTTCGGCATCGGCGGCGTTCTCACCGAGGCCCTGGGCGACGTGGCCTTCAGGCTTGCGCCCCTGGTGCAGGAGGACGTGGACGCGCTTTTGGATGATATCCACGCGAAAAAACTTCTGGGCGATTTCCGGGGCGAGGCGGCGGTTGACCGCGACCAGATTTCCGAGGTTCTTCTGGGCCTTTCGAGGCTTGCCATGGAGTGCCCCAACGTGGCCGAGGTGGACATCAACCCCCTTCTGGCCGGCCCCGACGGCGGCCTGACTGCAGTTGACGCCCTCATCGTTCTCGGCCCGGAGGAGATCAGAAAGGTCACCCATCCGCCCGTTCCGCCCGAGCTTGTGGGGCCCATGTTCTATCCCAAAAGCCTGGTGTTCGTGGGGATGAGCGCGCGCCTCGGCAAGTGGGGCCACATGGTGGCGACCTCCACCATCGCGGGCGGTTTTGCGGGCGACATCTACTTCGTCAATCCAAGGGAAAAGACCATTTTCGGCAGGCCCGTTTACAAGAGCGTCCTGGACCTTCCCGAAGCGGTTGACCTTGCCGTGGTGACGATTCCGGCGGCCCAGGTTCTGCCCCTGATGGATGAGCTTGCCCAAAAGGGCATCAAGCACGTTCTTCTCATCACCTCAGGTTTCGGCGAAATAGGCCCCGAAGGCAAGGAGCTTGAAAAAAAGCTGGTGGAAAAGGCCAGGGAGCACGGAATCCTGATTCTCGGCCCCAACACCATGGGCATAACCAACCCCCACATCAACCTTTTCTGCATGGGAAGCCACATCAGAACACCTGCGGGCTCAACCGCCATGGTGGCCCAGTCCGGCAACATGGGCGCGCAGCTCATGGGTTTCGCGGCCCGCCAGGACATCGGCCTTCGGGCTTTCTGCGGTTCGGGCAACGAGGCCATGATCTCCATAGAGGATTTCATGGAATGCTTCGAGGTGGACAAGCTCACAAGAAGCGTTGTGCTCTACATAGAATCCGTGAAGGACGGCAGGCGCTTTTTTGAGAGCGCGCGCCGGGTCGGGGCAAAAAAGCCCGTGGTGGTCCTAAAGGGCGGTCGCACCAAGGCTGGCGGCAAGGCGGCTGCAAGCCACACCGGGGCCATGGCAGGCGACAACCGGGTTTTCGACGCGGCGTGCAGGCAGGCCGGAATCGTCAGGGTGAACCACCCCATGGACCTTCTGGACCTTTCAGCGGCCTTCACCGCCCTGCCGCTTCCAAGGGGCAACCGGGTGGCCATAATGACCCTGGGCGGCGGCTGGGGCGTGGTCACCGCCGACCTTTGCGACGAGTACGGCCTGGAGGTGGTTCCCCTTTCGCCGGAGGTCTTTGAGAAGGTGAACGCCATTCTTCCGCCCTTCTGGAGCCGTGGAAACCCCATCGACCTTGTCGGTGAAAACGACCCCACCATCCCGGTGCGGGTGGCGGACGTGCTCATGGCCTGGGACGGCTGCGACGCTGTCCTTAATCTCGGCATCCTCGGCCGCAAGATCGCTCTCAACCGCATGGTGGAAAGTGCCCTGGCCAGCGACCCCGGCGCGAACAAGGAGCATCTCTACGCCCTTCATGCGGCGCTCTGCCAGATCGAGGACCGCTACGTGGAGCATCTCACCGATCTCATGGACCGCTACGACAAGCCCATACTTGGCGTGCCCCTGGTGTCGGATGATTCCGACAAGACCATGATTCCGGTTCCGGGCAGGAAGTACAAGAGCGTGTTTTTCAAGACCCCTGAGCGGGCTGTGAAGGCGCTCGCCATGATGAGCCAGTACCAGAAGTTCCACAAGGCCAAATGA
- a CDS encoding SDR family oxidoreductase, producing MNGLLKGKTAIVTGASSGIGRATALALARSGAAVVIHARRKDRLDALAAEITALGGKALAVVGNPSDTDDIDSLLNNSLAWGEGGKKIDIVIVNAGRGLAGGLLESDESQWRDLYRVNVLGASLLMRRAGRYMRERKSGDIVVIGSVVGRNISPFSGFYGSSKFAVGAMAEALRREICQHGVRVSLVMPGIVLSEFQDVAGYNEENFGKTVAQFGRLLEPGDIAEGISWLIALPPHVNVNEIMIRPTGEPYP from the coding sequence ATGAACGGGCTTTTGAAAGGCAAAACGGCGATAGTGACCGGGGCCAGTTCCGGCATCGGAAGGGCCACTGCCTTGGCTCTGGCCAGATCCGGCGCAGCCGTGGTGATTCATGCCAGGCGGAAGGACCGGTTGGACGCCCTGGCCGCCGAGATTACGGCGCTTGGGGGAAAAGCCCTGGCCGTGGTGGGCAACCCAAGCGATACGGACGACATCGATTCGCTTCTGAACAATTCCCTGGCCTGGGGTGAAGGCGGCAAGAAAATCGACATCGTCATTGTCAACGCCGGACGGGGGCTTGCGGGCGGCTTGCTTGAAAGCGACGAATCCCAGTGGCGCGATCTTTACCGGGTCAACGTGCTGGGCGCGTCCCTTCTTATGAGGCGGGCGGGGCGCTACATGCGGGAGCGCAAAAGCGGCGACATAGTGGTTATCGGAAGCGTGGTGGGGCGAAACATCTCCCCCTTCAGCGGTTTCTATGGCTCAAGCAAGTTCGCCGTGGGGGCCATGGCTGAGGCCCTTCGCCGGGAAATCTGCCAGCACGGAGTGCGCGTAAGCCTTGTCATGCCCGGAATAGTGCTCTCCGAATTTCAGGATGTGGCCGGTTACAACGAGGAGAATTTCGGGAAAACCGTCGCCCAGTTCGGCAGGCTGCTTGAACCGGGCGACATCGCCGAGGGCATTTCCTGGCTTATTGCGTTGCCGCCCCACGTGAACGTGAACGAAATAATGATCCGCCCCACGGGTGAGCCTTATCCCTGA
- a CDS encoding DUF4349 domain-containing protein, with amino-acid sequence MLDFGTHRFAAGLGRARWAGFGLFLTLCLVFLMFAAIGCKQEKAEEAPLPPPAEAPVLAEPPAEAQPEAASTGEIQATGQDSGLPSAKAASTGRKIILSFMLSVEVKDAMATFEALDRLAVQAGAYVIKSTKDRRDDGTLKGSVTYRVPPGFLDGFLFKIRRLGKILGETSSGDDVTDQYVDLEARIRNAKATEEEVLKILHERTGKLLDVLEVTREVGRIRGEIEEMEARKRNIELLTATSSVTVDISEPEPDGGSEKVKSPFRPIWEAVKSAFNEGMVLLSGSLHFLIVTFFALLPWALFAAIIIIIWAKAKKRGAGNRVPAQGSGPAIRTPMITPARVRRPQTGTREQTGDDTEDGTPGDDNPAGK; translated from the coding sequence ATGTTGGATTTCGGTACGCACCGGTTTGCCGCAGGATTGGGCCGCGCCCGTTGGGCGGGTTTTGGTCTTTTTTTGACTCTTTGCCTTGTTTTCCTGATGTTTGCGGCCATCGGCTGCAAACAGGAAAAGGCCGAGGAAGCCCCTTTGCCGCCGCCAGCCGAAGCGCCGGTTCTGGCTGAGCCCCCTGCTGAAGCACAGCCGGAGGCGGCGTCCACAGGGGAAATCCAGGCGACGGGCCAGGATAGCGGCCTGCCGTCGGCCAAGGCGGCAAGTACCGGACGCAAGATCATTCTTTCCTTCATGCTGTCCGTGGAGGTGAAGGATGCAATGGCCACCTTCGAGGCCCTTGACAGGCTCGCCGTCCAGGCTGGGGCCTACGTGATAAAGAGCACCAAGGACCGCCGGGACGACGGAACCCTGAAGGGCTCTGTGACCTACCGAGTGCCGCCCGGATTCCTCGACGGCTTTCTTTTCAAGATCAGAAGGCTCGGAAAAATTCTTGGGGAGACTTCCAGCGGCGACGACGTGACTGACCAGTACGTGGATTTGGAAGCGCGCATAAGAAACGCCAAGGCCACCGAAGAGGAGGTCCTTAAGATTCTGCACGAAAGAACCGGAAAACTTCTGGACGTACTTGAGGTGACCAGGGAGGTTGGGCGGATTCGCGGCGAAATCGAGGAGATGGAGGCCAGAAAGCGCAACATTGAGCTTCTGACTGCAACCAGCTCGGTAACGGTGGACATAAGCGAGCCCGAACCTGACGGAGGGTCGGAAAAGGTGAAATCGCCCTTCAGGCCCATCTGGGAGGCGGTCAAATCGGCCTTCAACGAGGGCATGGTGCTTCTTTCCGGTTCACTGCATTTCCTCATCGTCACGTTCTTTGCACTTCTGCCGTGGGCCTTGTTCGCCGCAATCATTATTATTATTTGGGCAAAGGCCAAAAAACGCGGAGCCGGAAACCGGGTTCCCGCGCAAGGTTCCGGTCCTGCGATAAGGACGCCCATGATCACACCAGCGAGGGTAAGAAGGCCGCAAACCGGAACAAGGGAACAAACTGGTGATGATACGGAAGACGGGACACCGGGAGACGATAATCCGGCTGGCAAATGA
- a CDS encoding protein kinase: MKKFGQFSVCGLLGKGGMGAVYLARHDVIDTLVALKVLAPSPFLEALIPLPRLCELFVNEAKIMGRIRHPHVLSAFYLDFEKGLPYFAMPFHARNLGEVMGETYDAETESRIIRPDRAMKYALETLSGLACLHDFGVVHRDIKPFNILLSDSNRVKIADFGLSRLRGEIFQRPDNLKVGSPYYAAPEQENDPDAAGPAADLYAVGVMLFRMITGKLPEGNIDGIEGLGPAWRDFFATTLDARPDRRFSSARAMAETLGGLRRAWIENQEAACRLEIGEGPQERPQTAASEIRPEPVKVSAAKAREFFGLDLLWRPVSKNLDDKRFADNGDGTVTDLSTGLLWQKGGTDYPGDFGQVREYGEKMNAELFAGRSNWRIPTVDELKTLASPAGKTDDFCASPVFSPVQNRLWSSDRATFTAFWCVSLDLGYVFRQNFSAPCFTRLVSGS, translated from the coding sequence ATGAAAAAATTCGGCCAATTTTCCGTGTGCGGACTTCTGGGCAAGGGCGGCATGGGCGCGGTCTATCTGGCCCGGCACGATGTGATAGACACCCTCGTCGCCTTGAAGGTCCTCGCTCCAAGTCCCTTTCTGGAAGCCCTCATCCCCCTGCCCCGCCTTTGCGAACTTTTCGTAAACGAGGCGAAAATCATGGGCCGCATAAGGCATCCTCACGTGCTTTCCGCCTTTTATCTCGATTTTGAAAAGGGCCTACCCTACTTCGCCATGCCCTTTCACGCCCGAAACCTGGGCGAGGTTATGGGCGAAACCTACGACGCAGAAACCGAAAGCCGCATAATCCGCCCGGACCGGGCCATGAAATACGCCCTTGAGACGCTTTCCGGCCTTGCCTGCCTGCACGATTTCGGCGTTGTCCACCGGGACATCAAGCCCTTCAACATTCTTCTGTCCGACAGCAACCGCGTGAAAATCGCCGATTTCGGCCTCTCCCGGCTTCGGGGCGAGATTTTCCAGCGGCCCGACAACTTAAAGGTCGGCTCGCCTTATTACGCCGCCCCTGAGCAGGAGAACGACCCCGATGCGGCAGGACCCGCCGCCGACCTCTACGCCGTGGGGGTGATGCTTTTTCGGATGATTACGGGCAAACTTCCTGAGGGAAATATCGACGGAATCGAAGGCTTGGGGCCTGCCTGGAGGGATTTTTTCGCAACCACCCTCGATGCCCGGCCCGACAGACGTTTTTCCTCAGCGCGGGCCATGGCGGAAACCCTGGGAGGACTGCGCAGGGCCTGGATTGAAAACCAGGAGGCCGCCTGTAGGCTTGAGATAGGGGAAGGCCCGCAAGAGCGCCCTCAGACGGCGGCTTCGGAAATCAGACCGGAACCCGTGAAAGTGAGCGCGGCCAAGGCAAGGGAGTTTTTCGGCCTTGACCTTCTTTGGAGGCCGGTATCGAAAAATTTGGATGACAAGAGGTTTGCCGACAACGGGGACGGCACGGTGACGGATCTTTCAACCGGCCTTTTGTGGCAGAAGGGCGGGACGGATTATCCGGGCGATTTCGGGCAGGTAAGGGAATACGGGGAAAAAATGAACGCGGAGCTTTTCGCCGGGCGCTCGAACTGGAGGATTCCCACCGTTGACGAGCTTAAAACCCTGGCCTCACCGGCTGGCAAAACCGACGATTTTTGCGCGTCGCCGGTTTTTTCGCCAGTCCAGAACCGCCTCTGGAGTTCTGACCGGGCCACCTTCACCGCTTTCTGGTGCGTGAGCCTGGACCTTGGCTACGTGTTCCGCCAGAATTTTTCCGCACCCTGCTTCACGCGCCTGGTAAGCGGAAGCTGA
- a CDS encoding alpha/beta hydrolase yields MKRIAFAILALALLIPATVFASGSSSTPCAVKYPVVLAHGMGASAEILGIMDYWWGIESALEGKGANVFITSVNGMDSTANKAAAFKSQFLQILAVTGKAKANIIGHSHGCLYTRYAISNLGLATKVATHTSIAGPHRGSAIANILVYGLPSPLLNAAGDVLDFVYAFIFGDDDPNTIQNGIELCTDYMANVFNPNTPNKTGIYYQSWAAKAKTACPSIILNPTWLVLLTQEGANDGLVSITSAKWGTYKGVQEAAWYSTGCDHLNIVGQLFGLTPGFSAPDFFVSVVTDLKNKGY; encoded by the coding sequence ATGAAACGCATCGCTTTCGCAATCTTGGCTCTGGCCCTTCTCATTCCCGCAACGGTTTTCGCAAGTGGATCCTCCAGCACCCCTTGCGCCGTCAAGTATCCCGTGGTTCTGGCCCACGGCATGGGCGCTTCGGCTGAAATCCTGGGGATCATGGATTACTGGTGGGGCATCGAGTCAGCGCTGGAAGGCAAGGGCGCCAACGTTTTCATCACCTCGGTAAACGGCATGGATTCAACGGCCAACAAGGCCGCCGCCTTCAAGTCCCAGTTCCTTCAGATTCTGGCCGTTACGGGAAAAGCCAAAGCCAACATCATCGGCCACTCCCACGGCTGCCTCTACACCCGTTACGCAATCTCGAACTTGGGCCTTGCCACCAAGGTGGCCACCCACACAAGCATTGCAGGCCCCCACAGGGGTTCCGCCATCGCCAACATCCTGGTTTACGGCCTGCCCAGCCCGCTTCTGAACGCCGCCGGTGATGTCCTGGATTTCGTGTACGCCTTCATCTTCGGCGACGACGATCCCAACACCATCCAGAACGGCATTGAGCTTTGCACCGACTACATGGCCAACGTGTTCAACCCCAACACCCCCAACAAAACTGGCATCTATTATCAGTCCTGGGCTGCCAAGGCCAAGACCGCCTGCCCCAGCATCATCCTCAATCCCACTTGGCTCGTCCTGCTCACCCAGGAAGGCGCAAACGACGGACTGGTTTCCATAACCTCCGCCAAATGGGGAACCTACAAGGGCGTGCAGGAAGCCGCATGGTACTCCACCGGATGCGACCACCTGAACATCGTGGGCCAGCTCTTCGGCCTCACCCCCGGATTCTCCGCCCCCGACTTCTTCGTATCGGTGGTGACCGACCTGAAGAACAAGGGCTACTAA
- a CDS encoding Rrf2 family transcriptional regulator yields the protein MRLSTKSRYGTRLLLDLACRKDTGYVQLGEVAKRLDVSMKYLEQIILPLKRAKYVESIRGAKGGHRLAMRPEDISVGEVVALLEGGPELVACQSVPGYCEKTDTCRTRVLWQEASKAFFDKLNTVTLADLICDGCGKSGI from the coding sequence ATGAGACTGTCAACCAAGAGCCGTTACGGCACAAGGCTTCTTCTGGACCTGGCCTGCCGGAAGGACACGGGCTACGTGCAGTTGGGAGAGGTGGCCAAGCGCCTGGACGTTTCCATGAAATACCTGGAGCAGATCATTTTGCCTCTGAAGCGGGCAAAATACGTGGAGAGCATCAGGGGGGCAAAGGGCGGGCACCGCCTTGCAATGAGGCCGGAGGACATTTCCGTTGGCGAGGTGGTGGCGCTTCTGGAAGGCGGCCCTGAGCTTGTGGCCTGCCAGTCGGTTCCGGGATATTGCGAAAAAACAGACACCTGTCGGACACGGGTTCTTTGGCAGGAGGCGTCGAAGGCGTTTTTTGACAAGCTGAACACCGTGACCCTGGCCGACCTGATCTGCGATGGATGCGGAAAAAGCGGAATCTGA